Proteins from a genomic interval of Chryseobacterium indologenes:
- a CDS encoding glutaminyl-peptide cyclotransferase: MKKSIIAGFAAILLLASCNKDKEILNTLNTYNNSMEAKGYHFGDKLQLPKEVTENAESVTISFGDKETTDLTIDPKFFTLGDNAVTFNIKTKGGEVLNQDATINVFAKNPEKNLAYQIVAEYPHDPKNFVQGFQIEGNTIYESDGQNGSSQVLKYTLGTTTPLASTKQAPEDFSEGSTIVGDKVYQLTWQSKKGYIYDKSSLKLLSEFAYPNVLGEGWGLTYDGKNLIASDGSKLLYFLDVNNPSKLIKYIAVAGSSQAYDQLNELEYHNGFIYANVWQKPIILKINPENGEVVGTFDFTEIAKQNTKGSDDVLNGIAFKGENMLVTGKNWPKIYEVQIK, encoded by the coding sequence ATGAAAAAAAGTATAATAGCAGGTTTCGCAGCGATTTTATTACTGGCATCTTGTAATAAGGATAAAGAAATTCTTAATACATTGAATACTTATAATAATTCAATGGAAGCAAAAGGATATCATTTTGGAGATAAACTACAGCTTCCAAAAGAGGTAACGGAAAATGCAGAAAGCGTAACCATTAGCTTTGGAGATAAAGAAACAACGGATTTAACGATTGATCCCAAATTCTTTACATTGGGAGATAACGCAGTAACATTCAATATCAAGACGAAGGGAGGTGAAGTGCTTAATCAGGATGCTACCATCAATGTATTTGCAAAAAATCCTGAAAAAAATCTGGCTTACCAGATTGTAGCTGAATATCCGCATGACCCTAAAAATTTCGTACAGGGTTTTCAGATAGAAGGAAATACTATTTATGAAAGTGATGGCCAGAACGGATCTTCCCAGGTCCTAAAATACACATTGGGTACTACAACTCCGTTAGCTTCCACCAAGCAGGCACCGGAAGATTTTTCCGAGGGAAGTACCATCGTTGGTGATAAAGTATATCAGCTGACATGGCAAAGTAAAAAAGGATATATTTATGATAAAAGCTCCCTAAAACTGCTTTCAGAATTTGCATATCCAAATGTGCTGGGTGAAGGCTGGGGCTTGACTTATGATGGGAAAAACCTGATTGCCTCCGACGGAAGTAAGTTATTATATTTCCTGGATGTAAATAACCCTTCAAAACTGATCAAATATATAGCCGTTGCAGGAAGCTCACAGGCCTACGATCAGCTGAACGAACTGGAATATCACAACGGATTCATCTATGCCAATGTATGGCAAAAACCGATCATCCTGAAGATCAATCCGGAAAACGGGGAAGTGGTAGGAACTTTTGATTTTACAGAAATAGCAAAACAAAATACCAAAGGAAGCGATGATGTCCTGAACGGAATTGCTTTTAAAGGTGAAAATATGCTGGTAACAGGGAAGAACTGGCCAAAGATCTATGAAGTTCAGATAAAATAA